In the genome of Streptomyces collinus, one region contains:
- a CDS encoding pyridoxal phosphate-dependent aminotransferase: MTGMTSSARPLLNRRLAEFGTTIFAEMSALALSTGAINLGQGFPDTDGPEEIREAAVRALRDGRGNQYPPGPGVPELRTAVTAHQQRRYGLSYDPDTEVLVTAGATEAIAAALLALLEPGDEVIAFEPYYDSYAACIAMAGGRRVPVTLRAHEDEGRFRLDLDELRDAVTDRTRLLLINTPHNPTGTVLTRAELAAIAELAVERDLLVVTDEVYEHLVFDDAEHVPLATFPGMRERTVTISSSGKTFSFTGWKVGWVTGAPELVTAVRSAKQYLTYVSAGPFQYAVAEALSLPESYFTGFHADMLTKRDLLAAGLAEAGFRVYRPSGTYFITTDIRPLGESDGFAFCRGLPERAGVVAIPNAVFYDHREEGAPFVRFAFCKRTEVLQEAVKRLKA; encoded by the coding sequence ATGACCGGCATGACCTCCAGCGCGCGCCCCCTCCTGAACCGCCGGCTCGCCGAGTTCGGGACGACGATCTTCGCCGAGATGTCCGCCCTTGCCTTGAGCACCGGCGCCATCAACCTCGGGCAGGGCTTCCCCGACACCGACGGCCCCGAGGAGATCCGGGAGGCCGCCGTACGGGCCCTGCGGGACGGCCGCGGCAACCAGTACCCGCCGGGCCCCGGCGTCCCCGAGCTGCGGACCGCGGTCACCGCCCACCAGCAGCGCCGCTACGGACTGTCCTACGACCCCGACACGGAGGTCCTGGTCACCGCGGGCGCCACGGAGGCCATCGCCGCCGCCCTGCTGGCGCTGCTGGAGCCCGGGGACGAGGTGATCGCCTTCGAGCCCTACTACGACTCCTACGCGGCGTGCATCGCGATGGCGGGCGGACGCCGGGTGCCGGTCACCCTGCGGGCGCACGAGGACGAGGGCCGGTTCCGGCTCGACCTCGACGAGCTGCGCGACGCCGTCACGGACCGCACCCGGCTGCTGCTGATCAACACCCCGCACAACCCGACCGGCACGGTCCTCACGCGCGCGGAGCTGGCCGCGATCGCCGAGCTGGCCGTGGAACGCGATCTGCTGGTGGTGACGGACGAGGTGTACGAGCACCTGGTCTTCGACGACGCCGAGCACGTACCCCTGGCGACGTTCCCCGGGATGCGCGAGCGGACGGTGACCATCTCCAGCAGCGGCAAGACGTTCTCGTTCACCGGCTGGAAGGTCGGCTGGGTGACGGGGGCCCCGGAGCTGGTCACGGCCGTGCGCTCGGCGAAGCAGTACCTGACGTACGTCTCGGCGGGCCCGTTCCAGTACGCGGTGGCCGAGGCCCTCTCGCTGCCCGAGTCGTACTTCACCGGCTTCCACGCCGACATGCTGACCAAGCGGGACCTGCTGGCGGCGGGCCTGGCGGAGGCGGGCTTCCGCGTCTACCGCCCCTCGGGCACGTACTTCATCACCACCGACATCCGCCCCCTCGGCGAGAGCGACGGCTTCGCCTTCTGCCGCGGCCTGCCGGAACGCGCCGGCGTCGTCGCCATCCCCAACGCGGTCTTC
- a CDS encoding DUF2617 family protein, with protein MLTTLNTSYTDTRAADLAWALGREPLPALAVLDLELADTRLQLRLLGASHQVLLEEERGSCSETVACIAGSSTPLPLGVAKRVGDWEYEFAARVEVLSPGSFAGRAQELLALVSDHPHGLVGVFPGSPYAFTALLAQHHEGQVRWRTWHAYPQDGQLVATRTKVGVRVPAAVSVG; from the coding sequence ATGCTCACGACCCTGAACACCTCCTACACCGACACGCGCGCGGCCGATCTCGCGTGGGCCCTGGGGCGCGAGCCACTCCCCGCACTGGCCGTGCTCGACCTCGAACTCGCGGACACCAGACTGCAGTTGCGACTCCTCGGCGCGTCCCATCAAGTCCTGCTGGAGGAAGAGCGGGGCAGCTGCTCGGAGACGGTGGCGTGCATCGCGGGCAGCAGCACCCCGCTTCCGCTCGGCGTCGCCAAGCGCGTGGGCGACTGGGAGTACGAGTTCGCGGCCCGGGTCGAGGTCCTCTCGCCCGGCTCCTTCGCGGGCCGCGCCCAGGAGTTGCTGGCCCTCGTCTCCGACCATCCGCACGGCCTCGTCGGCGTCTTCCCCGGCAGCCCGTACGCCTTCACGGCCCTGCTCGCCCAGCACCACGAGGGGCAGGTGCGGTGGCGCACCTGGCACGCCTACCCGCAGGACGGGCAGTTGGTGGCGACCCGCACGAAGGTGGGGGTGCGCGTTCCGGCGGCGGTCTCCGTCGGCTGA
- a CDS encoding polyamine aminopropyltransferase, translated as MIEPHAPAPPGCPPPRSAPGDSIGPARLPVRPGTGRFLVLAGVFVCAACGLVYELELVALASYLMGDSVTQASVVLSVMVFAMGIGSLGAKRLRPLAAAGFGAVEAALALVGGCSAMALYAVFAWTGDWGGMWANGPRCLLVAFSLATGLLIGAEVPLLMELIQRIRRQDAGGAVADLSAADYVGALVGGLAFPFLLLPFLGQLTGALLTGAVNAVVGGALVLGLFRRDLTRRARWLLLLGNALVLTILATAAVLVDDFERAARQAVYGGDVRVALRTGVQEVVLTGGTHGRPLALFLDGRLRVSERDELRYHEALVHPAMNGPHARVLILGGGDGLAAREVLRHPGVERVDVVELDAEVVRLARTDPALSALNEHAFGDPRVHVRTEDAFGRLRGATPAAYDVVVSDLPDPRITASTKLYSQEFYGLARRVLAPGGRLVVHTGPVASGPRVHWTVEATLRAAGLRTAPYGTGGRRTASDAGPDRAPADRSRAPRDWRFVLAARTDPRLGLDPDGPRPGVLTEASLAAGERAARGTRIAGLSASTLVHPRY; from the coding sequence GTGATCGAGCCGCACGCGCCCGCCCCGCCCGGTTGCCCGCCGCCCCGGAGCGCCCCGGGTGACTCCATCGGCCCGGCGCGACTGCCCGTCCGGCCCGGCACCGGACGGTTCCTGGTCCTCGCGGGCGTGTTCGTCTGCGCGGCCTGCGGACTCGTGTACGAGCTCGAACTCGTCGCACTGGCCTCGTACTTGATGGGCGACTCCGTCACCCAGGCGTCCGTCGTGCTGTCCGTCATGGTCTTCGCGATGGGCATCGGCTCCCTCGGCGCGAAGCGGCTGCGCCCGCTCGCCGCGGCCGGCTTCGGCGCCGTCGAGGCCGCCCTCGCGCTCGTCGGCGGGTGCAGCGCGATGGCCCTGTACGCGGTGTTCGCCTGGACCGGCGACTGGGGCGGGATGTGGGCCAACGGGCCGCGCTGTCTGCTGGTCGCCTTCTCCCTCGCCACCGGGCTGCTCATCGGCGCCGAGGTCCCGCTGCTGATGGAGCTGATCCAGCGCATCCGCCGCCAGGACGCGGGCGGCGCGGTGGCCGACCTGTCCGCCGCCGACTACGTCGGCGCCCTCGTCGGCGGCCTCGCCTTCCCCTTCCTCCTGCTGCCGTTCCTCGGCCAGTTGACCGGGGCCCTGCTCACCGGCGCGGTCAACGCGGTCGTCGGCGGCGCGCTGGTGCTCGGCCTGTTCCGCCGGGACCTGACCCGGCGCGCCCGGTGGCTGCTGCTGCTCGGCAACGCCCTCGTCCTCACGATCCTCGCCACGGCCGCCGTCCTCGTCGACGACTTCGAACGGGCCGCGCGGCAGGCGGTCTACGGCGGGGACGTCCGCGTGGCGCTCCGCACCGGGGTCCAGGAGGTCGTCCTCACCGGCGGCACGCACGGGCGGCCCCTCGCCCTGTTCCTCGACGGCCGGCTGCGCGTCAGCGAGCGTGACGAGCTGCGCTACCACGAGGCCCTCGTCCACCCCGCGATGAACGGGCCGCACGCGCGCGTGCTGATCCTCGGCGGCGGGGACGGCCTCGCCGCCCGCGAGGTGCTGCGCCACCCGGGAGTCGAACGGGTCGACGTCGTCGAACTCGACGCCGAGGTGGTCCGGCTGGCCCGCACCGACCCGGCCCTGTCCGCACTCAATGAGCACGCGTTCGGCGACCCGCGGGTCCACGTGAGGACCGAGGACGCCTTCGGCCGGCTGCGCGGCGCGACCCCGGCGGCCTACGACGTGGTCGTCTCGGACCTGCCGGATCCGCGCATCACGGCGAGCACGAAGCTGTACTCGCAGGAGTTCTACGGCCTGGCCCGGCGCGTGCTCGCCCCCGGCGGCCGGCTCGTGGTGCACACCGGCCCGGTCGCGTCCGGCCCCCGGGTCCACTGGACCGTCGAGGCGACCCTGCGTGCGGCCGGCCTGCGCACCGCCCCGTACGGCACGGGCGGCCGCCGCACCGCTTCCGACGCCGGACCCGACCGCGCCCCCGCCGACCGTTCCCGGGCGCCCCGGGACTGGCGTTTCGTCCTGGCCGCCCGCACGGACCCGCGGCTGGGGCTCGACCCGGACGGGCCGCGGCCCGGTGTCCTGACGGAGGCGTCCCTCGCCGCGGGCGAGCGGGCGGCGCGCGGTACGCGGATCGCGGGGCTGTCGGCGTCGACGCTGGTGCATCCGCGGTACTGA